A window from Panulirus ornatus isolate Po-2019 chromosome 29, ASM3632096v1, whole genome shotgun sequence encodes these proteins:
- the LOC139757963 gene encoding larval cuticle protein A3A-like: protein MLAKVPLPRVCVAVVVVVAVSAGVATARPDLPRDHPPYLPLHPSPSYKQARPYSFQYGVRDDYVGADYGHDEKSDGHVVKGSYYVALPDGRQQTVKYRADHVIGYVADVEFEGVAQHPIQHYGGPLPRPSYHHPPASS from the exons ATGCTCGCGAAG GTTCCCCTCCCCcgagtgtgtgtggcggtggtggtggtggtagctgtgtcAGCTGGCGTGGCGACGGCGCGTCCTGACCTCCCTCGAGATCATCCACCTTACCTCCCTCTACACCCCAGCCCATCATACAAGCAG gCTCGGCCCTACTCGTTCCAGTACGGCGTGAGGGACGACTACGTGGGAGCTGACTATGGTCACGACGAGAAATCGGACGGTCACGTGGTGAAGGGGTCGTACTACGTGGCTCTGCCCGACGGTCGTCAGCAGACC GTGAAGTACCGTGCGGACCACGTCATCGGATACGTGGCCGACGTGGAGTTCGAGGGCGTCGCTCAGCATCCGATCCAGCATTACGGAGGCCCGCTACCCAGGCCGAgttaccaccacccacccgccaGCTCCTGA